In Phragmites australis chromosome 16, lpPhrAust1.1, whole genome shotgun sequence, one DNA window encodes the following:
- the LOC133895643 gene encoding transcription factor bHLH130-like, with product MNGSPVSKDLNLPVQPPMISSGLLRYRSAPSTLLGEVCEDFLPTGPNATSPDAGADVFSRFLADHQIRDKPPAPAPAPPAPAAAHFPNEAAMASQQQQQMMFHSHQQQQMAAVGSGLYRTVSSGMEAATAAGASSLIRQSSSPAGFLNHLNMDNGYGGMLRAGMGVGFRNGSSAAAADSPARLKGQLSFSSRQGSLMSQISEMGSEELGGSSSEAAGGGRGYIPGYPMGSGWEDSSSLMSENLSGVKRPRDSSEPGQNGLTHQFSLPNTSSEMADIEKFLQFQDAVPCKIRAKRGCATHPRSIAERVRRTKISERIRKLQELVPNMDKQTNTSDMLDLAVDYIKDLQKQVKVLNESRANCTCSASKHQQYSS from the exons ATGAATGGCTCGCCGGTGTCTAAGGATCTGAACCTGCCGGTGCAGCCGCCGATGATCTCGTCCGGGCTGCTGAGGTACAGATCGGCGCCCAGCACGCTGCTGGGCGAGGTCTGCGAGGACTTCCTCCCGACAGGTCCCAACGCCACCAGCCCCGACGCCGGTGCCGACGTCTTCTCCAGGTTCTTGGCTGACCACCAGATCAGGGACAAACCCCCGGCGCCGGCCCCAGCGCCGCCGGCCCCCGCCGCGGCCCACTTCCCTAATGAAGCCGCCATGGCCtcccaacagcagcagcagatgatgttCCACTCCCACCAGCAGCAACAGATGGCCGCCGTCGGGTCCGGGCTCTACCGCACCGTCAGCTCCGGCATGGAggccgccaccgctgccggcGCCAGCAGCCTGATCCGGCAGAGCAGCTCCCCCGCAGGATTCCTCAATCATTTGAACATGGACAACG GATACGGGGGTATGCTGAGGGCCGGCATGGGCGTGGGCTTCAGGAACGGCAgcagcgccgccgcggccgacTCCCCCGCCAGGCTGAAGGGGCAGCTCAGCTTCTCGTCGCGGCAGGGCTCGCTGATGTCGCAGATCTCGGAGATGGGCAGCGAGGAGCTCGGAGGGAGCAGCTCTGAGGCTGCCGGTGGCGGCAGGGGTTACATCCCCGGGTACCCGATGGGCTCCGGGTGGGAGGACTCGTCGTCGCTAATGTCGGAGAACTTGTCCGGGGTGAAACGCCCTCGGGACTCGTCGGAGCCTGGCCAG AACGGCCTGACGCACCAGTTCAGCCTACCCAATACGTCGTCGGAGATGGCCGACATCGAGAAGTTCCTCCAGTTCCAGGACGCCGTGCCCTGCAAGATCCGCGCCAAGCGGGGGTGCGCCACGCACCCGCGCAGCATCGCCGAGCGG GTGAGGAGGACAAAGATCAGTGAGCGAATCAGGAAGCTGCAAGAGCTCGTCCCAAACATGGACAAG CAAACCAACACTTCTGATATGCTAGATTTGGCTGTCGACTACATCAAGGATCTCCAGAAGCAGGTTAAG GTGTTAAACGAGAGCCGCGCTAATTGCACCTGCTCCGCGAGCAAGCATCAGCAGTATTCTAGCTGA